A stretch of the Candidatus Zixiibacteriota bacterium genome encodes the following:
- the menC gene encoding o-succinylbenzoate synthase, translating to MKVTEFQIHSFELPLRKPLKLKESHYQSRKGLLISLTDERNNRSYGEVSPLAGFSRETLPEALKSTLALRRSTLNNEVPANLHRLDGGFEQWLTPFSSIPSVRFGVETAVLRLIALREKTSLAHLLNHEPLESVTVNALLAGSTQDVLEKARLLIDDGFTTFKLKVGDMSVKQALELTEAVRAKIGNAAFLRLDANRSWGIAEALEFMKRAGGLAVEFIEEPVHNLNQLRKLLQEKGCTMPVALDESLLEIRPRDLDPSYGIKAIVIKPGLLGFERAMLFTRSAVNAAMDVIISASFESSVGLSAMVSLSASVAKPNVAMGFDTLEWFDRDLSAKPIRITKGKIDLSTSDQAAREIQADLLEEVKNDPV from the coding sequence GTGAAAGTCACGGAATTTCAAATCCACAGCTTTGAACTTCCGCTGAGAAAACCGCTCAAACTCAAAGAGTCGCACTATCAATCTCGCAAGGGACTTCTCATCTCGCTCACCGACGAAAGAAACAATCGCTCGTACGGCGAAGTATCTCCTCTGGCCGGTTTCAGTAGAGAGACTCTGCCTGAAGCCCTCAAAAGCACTTTGGCTCTCCGTCGCAGTACGCTCAACAACGAAGTCCCCGCTAATCTTCATCGACTCGATGGTGGCTTTGAGCAATGGCTGACTCCGTTTAGCTCCATTCCATCAGTGCGCTTCGGCGTTGAAACCGCCGTGCTCAGACTCATTGCCTTGCGTGAAAAAACGTCCCTGGCTCATCTGCTCAACCACGAGCCACTCGAGTCCGTAACCGTAAATGCCCTGCTGGCCGGAAGTACTCAAGATGTTCTTGAAAAAGCGAGGCTTCTGATAGACGACGGTTTCACGACTTTCAAACTCAAAGTGGGTGATATGTCCGTCAAACAGGCGCTCGAATTGACTGAAGCGGTTCGCGCGAAAATCGGAAACGCTGCCTTCTTGCGTCTGGACGCGAACCGTTCATGGGGGATTGCCGAAGCCTTGGAGTTCATGAAAAGGGCGGGGGGACTCGCCGTCGAGTTCATCGAAGAACCCGTACACAACTTGAATCAACTTCGCAAACTGCTTCAGGAAAAAGGTTGCACCATGCCGGTTGCCCTCGATGAAAGCCTTCTGGAAATACGTCCCCGCGATCTTGACCCGTCCTACGGAATCAAAGCCATCGTCATCAAGCCGGGTCTGCTCGGGTTTGAGAGGGCTATGCTCTTCACCCGGAGCGCTGTTAACGCGGCAATGGATGTAATCATCAGCGCCTCCTTCGAATCATCTGTCGGTCTCAGCGCAATGGTTTCTCTTTCCGCCTCTGTTGCGAAACCGAATGTCGCTATGGGATTTGACACCTTAGAATGGTTTGACAGAGACCTGAGCGCAAAACCAATACGAATAACGAAGGGTAAAATAGATTTATCAACGTCCGATCAAGCAGCGCGGGAAATACAAGCCGATTTACTCGAGGAGGTCAAGAATGACCCGGTATGA
- the menE gene encoding o-succinylbenzoate--CoA ligase yields MTRYDISGNGTPARVDNTPALISAGITFTYRQYHQSVAQAAAWFRGQGVKKGDRVGIIGDNSIEYILSTMALICIGAVACPISTRFHETTVSGILDRIGCRTVVVFPPCTTGSSSAKELVLPDLGAEPTVRAGISEADPRQEATIVFTSGTGALPKAVLHTYGSHYYSALGSNKNIVVGTADRWLLSLPLYHVGGLGILFRCLISGAAVVVPEPREPLEQSMERHQVTHLSVVPTQLKRLISNSSSINLARNLKAVLVGGSSVDENLVRISHHENIKIFTSYGLTEMASQVTTSASGDPLPRLLTSGKLLPHRELMISDKGEILVRGETRFEGYVTLGGLERPFNRDGWFATGDLGHIDNDGYLKVTGRKDNMFVSGGENIHPEQIEKAIMGLPGIEEAIVVGVDDDQFGKRPVAFVKTAKQRPLDSEKIVASLSATLPRFKIPIHFFEWPQDDGEISIKPSRHKLAQIAARRISGDQV; encoded by the coding sequence ATGACCCGGTATGATATATCCGGGAATGGTACCCCAGCGCGTGTGGATAACACCCCGGCTCTGATTAGCGCTGGCATCACTTTCACCTATCGGCAATATCACCAATCAGTGGCGCAGGCCGCCGCGTGGTTTCGAGGTCAGGGGGTAAAGAAAGGCGATCGGGTTGGCATCATCGGCGATAACTCCATCGAATATATTCTGTCAACCATGGCGCTCATCTGCATCGGCGCGGTTGCCTGTCCAATCAGCACCCGCTTTCACGAAACAACCGTATCCGGCATTCTCGATAGAATCGGCTGCCGTACGGTCGTCGTGTTTCCGCCCTGTACCACAGGCTCATCTTCGGCCAAAGAGCTGGTACTTCCGGACCTCGGTGCGGAACCGACAGTGCGGGCAGGTATATCCGAGGCGGATCCACGGCAGGAAGCTACCATCGTATTCACATCTGGCACCGGCGCGCTTCCAAAGGCCGTTCTGCACACTTACGGAAGTCACTACTACAGCGCCCTCGGCTCAAATAAAAACATAGTCGTTGGCACTGCGGATCGGTGGCTGCTGTCTCTACCGCTCTATCACGTAGGCGGCCTCGGCATCCTCTTCCGATGTCTGATATCCGGTGCCGCTGTTGTCGTGCCCGAGCCCCGCGAACCACTCGAGCAGTCAATGGAAAGACACCAGGTCACGCACCTGTCTGTTGTACCGACCCAGCTAAAGCGTCTCATATCCAATTCGTCGTCCATCAATCTTGCCCGCAATCTCAAGGCGGTCCTCGTTGGTGGCAGCTCCGTTGATGAAAACCTCGTCAGAATTTCTCACCACGAGAACATCAAGATATTTACCAGCTATGGCCTGACAGAAATGGCCTCGCAGGTCACTACCTCCGCCAGCGGCGACCCACTGCCAAGATTACTCACTTCGGGTAAACTTCTTCCGCACCGGGAACTAATGATCTCCGATAAAGGGGAGATACTCGTGAGAGGGGAGACCCGCTTCGAAGGCTATGTCACCCTCGGAGGACTGGAACGACCGTTCAATCGCGACGGATGGTTTGCCACCGGCGATTTAGGTCATATCGATAACGATGGATACCTCAAAGTCACCGGCCGAAAAGACAATATGTTCGTGTCGGGAGGCGAGAACATACATCCCGAACAGATCGAAAAGGCCATCATGGGATTGCCGGGCATCGAAGAAGCTATCGTGGTTGGTGTCGATGATGATCAGTTCGGAAAACGCCCCGTAGCGTTCGTCAAGACCGCCAAACAGCGCCCCCTTGACAGCGAAAAGATAGTCGCGTCACTCTCGGCCACATTGCCCCGATTTAAAATTCCCATCCACTTTTTCGAGTGGCCGCAGGACGATGGCGAAATATCGATCAAACCCTCCAGGCACAAACTGGCGCAGATAGCGGCTCGTCGAATATCCGGCGATCAGGTTTGA
- a CDS encoding thioesterase family protein has protein sequence MYKCDFIVRLPDTDAAGILFYGNYFRLAHEAYEALMGALGYGLKYIIDESEILLLIAHSEADYRQSLCLDDEYSVDIRVEKLGDKSFTLAYNFVRKDGQVCATLRTVHVALHKGSQKTVSLPEELRIKLADQT, from the coding sequence ATGTACAAGTGTGATTTCATCGTACGTCTTCCCGATACGGATGCGGCGGGGATATTGTTTTACGGCAACTACTTCAGGCTGGCACACGAGGCATATGAAGCGTTAATGGGCGCGTTGGGGTATGGCCTGAAGTATATAATCGATGAATCGGAAATTTTGCTTTTGATTGCGCATTCCGAAGCAGATTACAGGCAGAGTCTGTGCCTGGACGACGAGTATTCGGTTGATATAAGGGTCGAAAAGCTCGGGGACAAGTCATTCACGCTCGCATACAATTTTGTCAGAAAAGACGGGCAGGTATGCGCTACGCTTCGGACGGTACATGTGGCTCTGCACAAGGGGTCGCAAAAAACCGTGTCTTTGCCGGAAGAGTTGAGAATCAAGCTCGCCGATCAAACCTGA
- the pepF gene encoding oligoendopeptidase F, which produces MKQRHFFTSAMAILSLVVLSLAMAPATVADTNAIPQRSDIDDKYKWNVEHIYPDLETWESDYNVVKENLARFDQYRGHLGDSPAKLLECLKLSDSLGLIVDNLYVYANLKLDEDNREGKYQELAGRISALAAEVREAKAFIQPEILTLGKDRILSMLNSAPELDTYRFYIEDMVRQNEHVLSAEQEALLAMVGPVAAAPGKIFSRLEDADMTFGQMYDEDSNLVELTRGRIYRFLESDNRRVRKDARIEQNKAYVKVQNTLAATLESSVRKDYFYTKARNYNTCLESSLDANNIPTSVFHALIDAVNANLAPLHKWTEIRKRVLGIDTLYSWDQYVPLVTGFDKEYSYEEAQKMVVEALEPMGEKYLADFTKGFEPGSGWIDVYETQGKGSGAYSWGTYSSHPYVLLNHSGSLEDVFTLAHEMGHAMQTYYVNRNEPYIYEGYSLFVAEVASTCNEALMMKYMLEHAADKKEKMYLLNHYIQQIIGTFFTQTMFSEFELAIHERIESGEAVSAEWFRQTYRDIYQKYYGPALVIDEYNDIGGMRISHFYRQYYVYQYATSYAAAQMISQKILEGDKAAIDKYMTFLATGASNYPVEILRAAGVDMTTPEPVNATIKLFSELVDEFERLLNEG; this is translated from the coding sequence ATGAAGCAAAGGCATTTTTTCACCTCTGCTATGGCAATTCTAAGCCTCGTCGTCCTTTCTCTGGCGATGGCCCCGGCAACTGTGGCTGACACCAATGCCATTCCACAACGCTCGGACATCGATGACAAATACAAATGGAATGTCGAACACATCTATCCCGACCTCGAAACATGGGAGAGCGACTACAATGTCGTGAAAGAAAACCTGGCCCGCTTTGACCAGTACCGCGGTCATCTCGGCGATTCCCCGGCCAAACTGCTTGAGTGCCTCAAACTCTCCGACAGTCTCGGCCTGATAGTTGACAACCTGTATGTTTACGCCAATCTGAAACTCGACGAAGACAATCGCGAAGGTAAATACCAGGAACTCGCCGGACGGATTTCCGCCCTGGCCGCCGAAGTCCGCGAAGCCAAAGCCTTTATTCAACCCGAAATCCTAACGCTGGGCAAAGACAGAATCCTTTCAATGCTCAACAGCGCCCCGGAACTCGATACCTACAGATTCTACATCGAGGATATGGTTCGCCAGAACGAGCACGTCCTTTCGGCGGAACAGGAGGCCCTGCTGGCCATGGTGGGTCCCGTGGCCGCCGCCCCGGGTAAAATATTCTCGCGCCTCGAAGATGCCGACATGACTTTCGGTCAGATGTATGACGAGGACAGCAATCTGGTTGAACTTACCCGCGGCAGAATCTATCGCTTCCTCGAATCCGATAACCGCCGCGTGCGCAAAGACGCCCGCATCGAACAGAATAAAGCTTACGTTAAGGTCCAAAACACTCTGGCCGCGACACTCGAATCATCCGTCCGAAAAGACTACTTCTACACTAAAGCCCGTAATTACAACACCTGTCTTGAATCGTCTCTGGATGCCAACAATATTCCCACATCCGTATTTCACGCCCTGATCGATGCTGTCAACGCGAACCTCGCGCCGCTTCACAAATGGACTGAAATCCGTAAAAGAGTCCTCGGTATCGACACTCTTTACTCCTGGGACCAGTATGTACCGCTCGTAACCGGATTCGATAAAGAATACTCATACGAAGAAGCCCAGAAAATGGTGGTCGAGGCCCTCGAACCAATGGGCGAGAAATACCTGGCCGACTTCACCAAAGGCTTCGAACCCGGTTCAGGCTGGATTGATGTTTACGAAACTCAAGGTAAAGGCTCTGGCGCCTACTCCTGGGGAACCTACAGCTCGCATCCGTATGTCCTGCTCAACCATTCCGGTTCGCTCGAGGACGTCTTCACGCTGGCTCACGAAATGGGCCACGCCATGCAAACCTACTACGTAAACCGGAATGAACCTTACATCTACGAAGGTTATTCGCTCTTCGTGGCCGAGGTTGCTTCCACATGTAACGAAGCTCTTATGATGAAATACATGCTGGAACACGCCGCTGACAAAAAAGAAAAGATGTATCTGCTCAATCATTATATCCAGCAGATTATCGGCACGTTCTTTACCCAGACCATGTTCTCCGAATTCGAACTGGCCATACACGAGAGAATTGAGAGCGGTGAAGCTGTCTCGGCCGAATGGTTCCGCCAAACCTATCGCGATATCTATCAGAAATATTACGGCCCCGCTCTTGTTATCGACGAGTACAATGATATCGGCGGCATGCGCATCAGCCACTTCTACCGCCAGTACTATGTGTATCAGTATGCTACCTCGTACGCTGCGGCTCAGATGATCTCGCAGAAAATACTCGAAGGCGACAAGGCCGCTATCGATAAATATATGACCTTCCTTGCCACTGGCGCCTCCAATTACCCGGTTGAGATTCTTCGCGCCGCCGGAGTCGATATGACTACCCCCGAACCGGTCAATGCTACCATCAAGCTCTTCAGCGAACTGGTGGACGAGTTCGAACGCCTCCTCAATGAAGGTTGA
- a CDS encoding ferritin — protein sequence MMISKNMAKALNGQVKEEFFASWTYTAMGYAFESMNLKIFAKWFFKQAGEEKEHAEKIAQYLIDQGAEVKLTALEAPKTDYKSAEEIVTAAVQHEIKVTKMIHKLVDMARKENDHATDNFLQWFVDEQVEEVASTQELLDMVKMASGPGQLFMLENRLYHEVESK from the coding sequence ATGATGATCTCAAAAAATATGGCCAAGGCCTTAAACGGACAGGTAAAAGAAGAATTCTTCGCCAGCTGGACCTACACCGCTATGGGATACGCTTTCGAATCCATGAATCTGAAGATATTCGCCAAGTGGTTTTTCAAGCAGGCCGGGGAAGAAAAAGAACATGCTGAGAAAATCGCTCAGTACCTCATTGACCAGGGAGCAGAGGTCAAGCTGACCGCTCTTGAAGCTCCCAAGACCGACTACAAATCCGCCGAAGAAATCGTGACGGCCGCTGTTCAGCACGAAATCAAAGTCACCAAAATGATCCACAAATTGGTTGACATGGCCCGCAAAGAGAACGACCACGCCACCGACAACTTCCTGCAGTGGTTTGTCGACGAGCAAGTGGAAGAAGTTGCCTCGACTCAGGAACTGCTGGATATGGTAAAGATGGCTTCCGGCCCGGGACAACTGTTTATGCTGGAAAACCGCCTCTACCACGAGGTTGAGAGTAAGTAA